AGCTTTGGCTTTTCTGTAATTGTCACGGGGGAAGTTAAAAGAAAACGCGTTCGTGACCAACCCCATCCCCCTTACGCGGCTCGCGCTCATTAcccgcttgtgtgtgtgtgtgtgtgtgtgtgtgtgtgtgtgtgttgtgttcccGCGCCCGCGTGCACGCATGTCCGTTTTTTTTCTCGCGCTAGCGACCGAGAGAGACCCGAGACAGAGGCACGAGTCAGTGTAGGCGCGCTCGGTTCTTGTAATGCTTGATGTATATccgctgatgttttttttctaaacgcGTAATTGAACAGTTTTCTtccccctctgtgtgtttgacgTTCACACACGTATTTCTCACGGGCAGTTTTCTCAGCATAACAGATATTCTCACTACGGAAGTAACTGTTCCACGTGTCTACATCATCTCGTCAGGGGCGGTGCTTTactgttgaaaaatatcagtaTTGATTAACACATGGTGGGCTACAGTGTGTATCTTGCAGGACCTTATAGTTGTATGGCTGATCAGTGGTTGTATCGTGCTAAAACGTGGAGAACAGGTACACTTTGTCCCAAAGCTGGATAGATCTATGTACAAAACAACTGCCTGAGGCTCTGTATATCTTTAGAGGGAAACGATGCCAATGGTTTCTGAgtttaaactaaagcttatCTTGGACGATGTATatcttaaaaatgtctttatctATAGATTTAATTGATGGATTCTTGCAAAAAACGCACACTAGAAGTTTATGTTAAGCTGATCCTCCAGTATTTGGATTGATGTTATGggaatacattaaaaaaatagattttttttttcagcttaaagaaaactaaatgaatgCTTTTCAAGAAATCTGTTAGATGGGAAGTTACTGGCAATGATCATGTGAATATCTTGTGCCTGTAAGTTGTCAagaactgaaaaaacaaacattcaaagaaGCAGCcgactttgatttaaaaacgtTTAGCAGTCCTTTAAGGAAGTAGGAACTCCAGTAAAAAACGTTTAAAACAGgcattttttataattaaataaaaagtttggATTTTCATATATTTTGGGGTGCAGAAGAGTGAGAACTGTAGATTCAATCAGCAGCAATTACAGAGTACACTTAGTTCCAACCTTTTTGGTTCATCTATATCAAGTGAGAGCCCTGCAGTTAATCCACACCATAATGAGGGCTGTATTGATTTCTATATTCTAAAAGAGAACTGTTGGTTAAGTTTCATTACTTGACATGCAAAGCAGCAAATATTAAAGAGCCTGGAACTGGAGTGTTGACCACTTTAGATACATTTTCTGTTCCTTGACCAATCAattgaagagaaataaaaagtcaCATCAGTTCTCATTTAGTCATTTCTTATTGATAAGGTTGATAcaatataacataatatatgtattatataaaatataaccTCTTATAATCTAACAGCACCTAAAACAACAGCcttggaaataaataaaaaatccctCTTTAGCGTCTATGTATATAGGATAAATTGAGGATCTGTTGTATTCGAATCAATCACCCTAATATAGGTGTACCTGATAAACTAGTAACCTAGTGTGCAGAAGTTGTGCAGGATGTGGCAGAAGGgtattttacatatttctgtttctgtagaTCCCTTGCCCAAGATACGGAAACCTAGCCTTTTCCTGGAGCGTCACAGTGCCAGCATCTTTGCACTCTGACCTCTCTGATGAAATACACATGTGAAGATGGAgtgaaactgtgtttttgtaacCAGGGGGGATAATCAGAGAAATTCTTTCACTTCATGTGACTTGAATTGGACAATTAGGTGTCCATCATCACGTGTCTTTTTAAAGAACCTTTCTCAGGCTGTATGCTGAGGAGAAAGGAGATTCACtcagtttcatttttcaactgaAAAGGGGTAGAACAGGTTTTGCTTTAGGAATGTGTGGCAACACCCGTAACCCAGGTCATGTGATGGCCCAGAGCCCTTGAAGTCCTCCAGTGACCTATGGGGTCAACAACACCCATTGTCATTGGTCAGCAGAAACTCGGTTAGCTCTGAAATGTCCTTAGAGAGCAGGTTTGGGCGGCTTGGGCTACGACAGAACAGTCATGCTAAAGGATATCAATTCAAAGCTTACAAAACACGCACAAAAACTCTGGACAGAGTTGTAGATATTTGGGCTGGGGGGGAAAAAGTTACAACAAAATTGTGAAAAAGCTCATCACACTTTCTCAGAGCATAAAGCTATACTTAAAATTTGCAAAGCAAGCTAATATATGACATTtctggtttttaaaaagagggCCTGACATGATTTATTGACTCGCAAAATAGttgtgtattgattttttttattgaccaaTTCATTTAACCCTTAATCTTTGCAACTCTAGAGTCCAGACTCCTTTTGAAGCTCAGTTCCTGTTAGCTTGTTGTCAATGTGGCTCTTTATAAAAAGTACGAGGAACAAATTACACATCAGAGTTGTGTTTTGTTAAGTTTTGTGCTCTTTGCAATAAATGGTACATTTTGTAGCTTGTGTATTAAGTCCTAACCTTATTACTAAAACTTTTGACTAAATGGATTatgaaacagaacattttctatGTCATGAATGACATCTGTGTTCCAACAagattgttttttacttttaaaaagccattgcaaaaaatgtccaaataCCAACTTGTACAATAAGATAAACAGATTAAAACaagttgctttttgttttgctaaGCCATAACATTAACGAGCATGACTTTCTGTGACAGTGGTGCTAGACAAATAGTCTCCAGCAAGCGTCACTAAATGATTCTTCACTGTTGTGTTAAGCTAGTCTTTACAAGGTCGTTAGATCACCACTTTCAGCCTGACTCTCTGTGGTCACAATAAACTCTGGTCTCCTTCCAGACAGGAAACTCATTGctgcttgtctgtgtgtctgtggaccTTTGTTGCAGGTTGAAGAATGGAGTTGGCCAACCATGGTCTTatcctgctgcagcagctcaaCGCTCAGAGGGAGTTTGGCTTCCTGTGCGACTGCACCGTGGCTATAGGAGACGTCTTCTTCAAAGCCCACAAAGCTGTCCTCGCTGCCTTCTCCAACTACTTCAGGATGCTCTTCATCCACCAGGACAGGTACAGGAGCAGTGTGTTAACAGTGGCATCACAGACAGGCTCAAAAACCAAGCCAAGATACTTTTTGTTGTCACATCAGAGAATTTTTCCAACATTAAATTCTGCTGCCAAAACCTACAGACCTCATGTCCAAATAACACTGACTCGTTCTCATGTTGTCTAACAATGAAGgctcttttctttgtagttgaGCAGTGATCTgtgggcacactcacactaggcaatccgtaccgttCCTAAGCACGCTttacccccaaagtccagttcgtttgattAGTGTCAGTGCTCTGatcacttccttggccctggccaAGGTGTGCTTTTGCACTATACAGTTCATGGAAGAGTacaagcacgggtacacaaTGTTGACAGCCTTGATTGTTCAGAAATCCTGGAGTGTAaatggctgtatctgaccaaaatgactcaaaataagccacaaagtaagataagtagctgtcatgttgtctgtgttgttttctgatgtGCAGATGCGGACTCAACCTCTGctcccttttatttttatttcttgagTTCATCTGCCTTGTTAACTAAGTACGATTCATAACTatgtaaagccatgcatgtgtttattgcactgtaaaaaggtaaccgtgctcaggcccggttagacCTGGAGTAATCCGAGTGTCGGCCAGCGGGGTAATGGGGGTCAACGGTACAggacaactgggcctagtgtgaatGCACCCTTAATCTTTTTGGTTTGATGACTCGCAACTAAAGTCTTTGTGTTATCAATTGAGTTGACATATTAGAGGGTTCTTTAAGGTCAAAAATATCAGCCGAGTTCCTTTACAAAGGAAATACAGATCTGCACATGGGAGTACATGGGCCTTATAGCACCTTTAAATTACACACATTTTAGCAAACATATACATACATTTCGAGATTTGGTGGTATAGAAGTAAGATGATGGGTTCAAAGATTGAAGCTCCTGTGATCAGTAACTTAAACGTGTTTCCTTCTTAGAGTTGAGAAATGAGTCTGTTGTCACTTTCTGTAGTATATACAGATTTAACTTGTGAAACTAGGGCTTCTGCAACTTATTGCTAATGTTTATAAAGTGAAAATTTGCATTATATGATCAAAGCCCCTGGAATTGTTTGTCACTAGTTAACATTATCGCATTTGTGTTTCAGTGATTGTGTGCGCCTGAAGGCTGCAGATATTCAGCCAGACATCTTCAGCTATCTCCTTAATCTCATGTACACCGGCAAGCTTGCCCCTCAGTTGATAGACCCAGCACGGCTTGAGCAGGGGGTCCGATTCCTGCATGCATATCCACTCCTGCAGGAGGCCAGCCAGTCTGTGTACTCCCACCCTGAACAGAACATCAACCTCTCCACCTCACTCTACGGCATCCAGATCTCTGACCAACAGGTGGCACTGTCAGCTCGACTACCTGCTCTTCGGCAGCTCTCCTCGCCTTTCGATGTGGAGCAGCTCGGCTCAGAGGGGAAGTGTCCGTCCACACCAGCTGCCTCTGCCTCATACTGTAACTCCTTACTGTCCAAACTAGCTTCCTTGCCTTTAGACATGGAGGCCTCAACCAGCGGGACGAAGCCAACAGCTGAGGAAGGGGGACTAGACTCGCTAATTGCAGATGGCTCCTCAGCAAGTGCCTCCATCCTCCATGTGAAGCCAAGTATCATGAAAAGGAGTTCATCTTTCAGGAAGCATTACTCCTGTCATCTGTGCAGGAGCAGGTTCACACAGAGGAGCATGCTTAGGGAGCATCTCCTCCAGCACACGCATGACTTGCAGCAAGCTGCAGCCGAGCCCAGCAGCGTCCTCTCTCCTGTCATGACTGcagaacaaagcatgatggaGCTAGAGGGGGTCCTTAAGGGCAGCAAGGGAGTTTCCGGTGCCTCTGCTTCTAATACAGCAGTAGAGATAATCAGCGACAACGAACAGACGCCTGTTTCAGGAACTAACTCAGACTCTCCTCGGGCTGAAGTGTCCACATCCAGCTGGGGGATGGGAGGCTTAAACTCTCAGGCTGACACGCCTCCTCCGTCAGACATCGCTGATATAGACAACCTGGAGAGTGTAGACTTGGACAGGGAAGTGAAGCGGCGGAAGTACGAGTGCTCCACATGTGGGCGCAAGTTTATTCAGAAGAGCCACTGGAGAGAACATATGTACATCCACACAGGGAAGCCCTTTAAATGCAGTGCCTGTGGGAAGAGCTTCTGCCGAGCCAACCAGGCGGCGCGCCATGTGTGCCTAAACCAGGGCTCCGACACCTACACCATGGTGGACCGGCAGAGCATGGAGCTGTGCGCAGCAGGCGACGACAACAGCCAGATGGAGGCCATGTTCTTGGGTTCCTCAAAGCCGTACAAGTGTAACATTTGTGCGACCACATTCTCCAGTCCCAATGAAGTGATCAAACATTTGTGCTTCACACAGGGGGGTTTAGTGGGGCTACAGGGAAACAACTCTGGCGCAGGGATGCTGCTCCAGCGTGAAGAGTTCTCCAAAAATGAAGGCTCTGATTTTTCCAACACTGGCACCACTCTAGAGCCCATAAAGACAGAGGAAATTCTTGTTGAGTAGTGCCAAAACTGTGTATGCGTCCTTTTTAACATGTGTGTATTCTCTAAATTATGGTAAATAAGTAAGCTAAAGGTGAAGTTAGTCAGGGTATGTTTGTTGGAGGTTTTCAATCTACTaaaattgatttgttttttaaaagtttttctttatttttttgggaaCAGTATTTTGGATTTTTGTGTCCCCAAGTACAAAAAAAGTGTATTAAAAAGCATATTAAATATCTTAAAGCTCCCTAGAATGCAATcgaacatttttaaacagcagtTACGTAGTTAATGTTGGTTTAAGACTGACTAAGGCGGTtcctcattgttttcttttgagaGCGACTGTTGAGGTGAAACTGACTTTCAGAATCAGAGGAACAGGAAGTAGAGACACTTCCAGAAGAGACAACGTGTTGTGAGACATGAGTTAGCCGTGCAGCTTTTAATGCCGAGAAAGAGTTGCTAACTGCTAACAATCTCTTTGAAGCTGCACAGAACAGAACAGTTGTTTCTTCTAAATTATAAACGAGAGGCTGACTCTGCAGATCCGGTAGAGATTATAATCCAACTAAAAGCACACAAAATATCCAAACCTGAGACAATCTCCTTTTTTTGAGTCGATACTCATTATGTAGGAACTTAAAATTTGTCTTCTATTAAGTGAATCCCTCTCAGCAACTGTTCAGTTTTTAATCCTCTGTTTTGTGTCCTTCTGGTTCTGATGTTGTCATTACAACATATTAAAGTACAACGTGGTCATTGTTTTAACATTTCTCATTGATGAAGCAACATGATCCACTTAGACACACGCATCTTAATGCAAATCTGTCTTAATGTGAGTCccttgtgtctttttgttttgtttgctaaacttttcttattttatataCAAtgcaatatttacaaaaataacgTTTATAACAAAGGGTCGTGTTTGTTGATAGAAACATAGCTttcaaaaataatacattttcactGCATCGGCATCACATATTTGTCTTGAATGTTTTTAGTAGTTCAATTAGGTCATTCTTAAACTACAACAGTTTTGAGTTACCCTCTTAGTGCTAATGTTAATCACACTGcaaaagggaaacattttgtCTTCAATGTTAAAACCTTTAGAAACGTATATTTGATGAATAACTTTGTCTAATTCAGAAAAAGAATGATCAGTTCTAACAGACTAACACGATGAAGCTTAGAAAGATGAAGATGTAGAGAGTGAAAACGCTCCACCTGTCAGTGTTGTGAGTTCATATGAACAGGCAGGGATGACACAGGGAGAGCAAGCTTTAATAAGAAGCTATGTTCAAGGAGTTTAACATAACAGGGCTTCATCTCTTGTACCTCACTGTTTGGATACATACAGTGTGTTTTACGGGGAAATAAAAGAAGCTATTTATTATATGTTAAAACGACATAAATTGTTTGGATTAGCAGGAGCACTATGTATGTACCACTGATGACTGAATATCTTTACATACAGGTCCAAACAGAGTGAAGCGTTGTATAACTTGTCATGATGAAACAAATTTAACAGAAGCACAAGTAGCATAATGCCGGTTTCTCTCATTTCTGGACAGCCTGCAGACAtgaggtgttttgttttttacatatttgagtTCTAACATGACGTCATATTAGAGAGGCTTGTGACACTGCTTTATCATGTCATGGTATTGCTACAACAGGCTTTTTTGTTGAACTGTTTGGAGATTGAAAGTCTTCATCTATCAGACCTGTAAATTTGCGAAAACCaaaagttatttgttttaatcagaAATGAGTCTTCCAAATCTCTATGATACAAACGGACAACAATTCCAGTATGTTATCATTGCAAAGTTCTTAACAAAGCAGAGATTTCTGGTCGCCCcagaaatcactttttaaaatgtattttacattattttaacattattttaaagccAAGGTAACTAACTTAACATCGTATTAATGTGAATATTAGAAAATTAttgtaaatgtctctttctttttctttttctaccgACTCTTCTCCATCTCCAGTATGTCAGTAATTATGAAAAGAATGCCCATCCTTGGTATATTTaatctgcatttttattttctctccccTTTCTTATGAGCCAATTTTCACCCAGCCTTGACTGTGAGTGTGAGGTTTAGTTTTAATAAGGTTTAAGTGGGATCTTTGTTCTTTGATCTGTCTAGATTAAGTCTTGATAAGCAGTCCCTGCAATGAGCCCGGTGTTTGACTAGATGGAGCTGTTATACTCAGGTCGAGTGAAGGGGAAAGCTATTAAGTAgttaaaaaaattgtttttttctgcccaTGATGTGATCTCTGTTCTTAATGAATAGTCTGACATTTGagtttcataaaaacacaaacatctgtgaATTAGTCTGACCATAGTGTATAGACAGGGAAGGACTTTTGCTTGAGTCTTGATGTTTCTTTTGCCAAGGGAGTTAACATGCTGTACTACTGACAGTCACATCTCAAAGCTACACAGAAAATatgcacagatttaaaaaaaaaataaaaaaaaaaaaaggcctgatCTACTTCCTCAGCTCATGTTTAATCCCTCTTCTTCCACACCAGTCTTGTAATTTGGaagttgtgtgtatgtgttttaaaacaatcaaCCCCCCTTGTCTTCCCTGTCCTCTTATTGAAACAACTT
The Labrus bergylta chromosome 15, fLabBer1.1, whole genome shotgun sequence DNA segment above includes these coding regions:
- the zbtb2b gene encoding zinc finger and BTB domain-containing protein 2b, with translation MELANHGLILLQQLNAQREFGFLCDCTVAIGDVFFKAHKAVLAAFSNYFRMLFIHQDSDCVRLKAADIQPDIFSYLLNLMYTGKLAPQLIDPARLEQGVRFLHAYPLLQEASQSVYSHPEQNINLSTSLYGIQISDQQVALSARLPALRQLSSPFDVEQLGSEGKCPSTPAASASYCNSLLSKLASLPLDMEASTSGTKPTAEEGGLDSLIADGSSASASILHVKPSIMKRSSSFRKHYSCHLCRSRFTQRSMLREHLLQHTHDLQQAAAEPSSVLSPVMTAEQSMMELEGVLKGSKGVSGASASNTAVEIISDNEQTPVSGTNSDSPRAEVSTSSWGMGGLNSQADTPPPSDIADIDNLESVDLDREVKRRKYECSTCGRKFIQKSHWREHMYIHTGKPFKCSACGKSFCRANQAARHVCLNQGSDTYTMVDRQSMELCAAGDDNSQMEAMFLGSSKPYKCNICATTFSSPNEVIKHLCFTQGGLVGLQGNNSGAGMLLQREEFSKNEGSDFSNTGTTLEPIKTEEILVE